A genomic segment from Nicotiana tabacum cultivar K326 chromosome 7, ASM71507v2, whole genome shotgun sequence encodes:
- the LOC107822999 gene encoding Golgi SNAP receptor complex member 1-2: MSKDPSMEILLQESGWEELRKEARKIEGDLDVKLSSYAKLGARLTQGGHVEAGSPTLGSSRSWKSMEMEIQSLLEKLLDLNDSMSRCAASAATTTSVTQKLARHRDILHEFTQEFRRIKGNISSMREHAELLSSVRDDISEYKASGSSPKMQILRERAAIHGSISHIDDVINQAQTTRAALGSQRALFGDVQGKVKQLGDKFPIIRGLIGSIRRKKSRDTLILSAVIAACTLFLIIYWLSK, encoded by the exons ATGTCAAAGGATCCGAGTATGGAGATACTGTTGCAAGAATCAGGGTGGGAAGAACTGCGGAAAGAGGCTCGCAAGATCGAAGGGGATCTTGATGTTAAGCTTTCTTCTTATGCTAAGCTTGGTGCTAGGCTCACCCAAGGAG GTCATGTAGAAGCTGGTTCACCAACTCTAGGATCTAGCAGATCCTGGAAGTCTATGGAAATGGAGATTCAGTCATTACTTGAGAAGTTACTGGACTTAAATGATTCTATGAGCAGATGTGCGGCATCTGCAGCAACTACCACTTCTGTTACACAGAAGCTGGCAAGGCACAGGGACATACTTCATGAATTTACCCAG GAGTTTAGGCGTATTAAGGGAAATATAAGCTCAATGAGGGAACATGCTGAACTTCTTAGTTCTGTAAGAGATGATATCAGTGAGTATAAG GCATCAGGGAGTTCCCCCAAAATGCAGATACTGCGGGAGAGAGCTGCTATACATGGAAGCATATCTCAT ATTGATGACGTGATTAACCAAGCTCAAACAACCAGGGCTGCCTTGGGTTCTCAAAGAGCTTTATTTGGTGATGTTCAAGGAAAAGTGAAACAATTGGGTGACAAGTTTCCTATCATTCGTGGGCTAATTG GTTCAATCAGAAGGAAGAAATCAAGGGATACACTCATTCTATCTGCAGTCATTGCAGCTTGCACTTTGTTTCTTATTATCTATTGGCTTTCTAAGTAA